One Pseudorasbora parva isolate DD20220531a chromosome 8, ASM2467924v1, whole genome shotgun sequence DNA window includes the following coding sequences:
- the LOC137085128 gene encoding olfactory receptor 1M1-like, giving the protein MSLSQNISIVHPEYFFITGLTDTQYSTYYYIFLFIIYFISVIGNLIVLFIIALERSLHCPMYIGVFNLALADIGETNALIPNMMKIFVFDSQYISYNACLANMFFVNVFYTVQSYTLIVLAFDRFIAICFPLRYHAIVNNKFMSIVFSVIWTFNTLMVTMSTSLMTRLSFCNSNVVESWYCDYGTLLRMPCNDNSINKIIATIIQAFFIIAPPFIIILSYVGIFLALCKITTWEGRLKALKTCVSHLLVVGSFYLPIICILISSPTINGRIVSGSLSFALPPMLNPIIYVLNTAKIKDLFRKVLNNRSARITGNVSK; this is encoded by the coding sequence ATGAGTTTATCTCAAAATATCTCAATTGTTCATCCTgaatactttttcatcactgGGCTTACAGATACACAGTACAGCACTTATTACTATATATTCTTAtttatcatatattttatttctgtaattGGAAACTTGATAGTCCTTTTTATTATAGCTCTTGAACGAAGCCTGCACTGTCCAATGTACATTGGTGTGTTTAACTTGGCCTTGGCTGATATTGGTGAAACTAATGCACTGATTCCTAACATGAtgaagatttttgtttttgactCGCAGTACATCTCATACAATGCTTGTTTAGCAAACATGTTTTTTGTGAACGTCTTTTATACTGTGCAGAGTTACACTCTTATTGTTCTGGCATTTGATCGTTTCATTGCAATATGTTTTCCACTTAGATATCATGCCATAGTGAATAACAAGTTCATGTCTATAGTGTTTTCAGTAATATGGACATTTAACACCTTAATGGTAACAATGTCAACATCTTTGATGACCAGACTTTCATTCTGTAATTCCAACGTGGTAGAGAGTTGGTATTGTGACTATGGAACATTGTTGAGGATGCCATGCAATGACAATAGCATTAATAAGATTATAGCAACCATCATTCAAGCTTTCTTCATTATAGCACCACCATTCATTATAATCCTGTCATATGTGGGCATTTTTCTGGCTTTATGTAAAATTACAACTTGGGAAGGACGTTTAAAAGCACTGAAAACCTGTGTTTCTCACCTTTTGGTAGTTGGATCATTCTATCTTCCCATAATATGCATTTTGATTTCTTCACCTACTATTAATGGCAGGATCGTCAGCGGATCTCTTTCATTTGCTCTTCCCCCAATGCTAAATCccattatttatgttttaaacacagctaaaataaaagACTTATTCCGAAAAGTGCTTAACAACAGATCTGCACGAATTACAGGGAATGTTTCAAAATAA